The following coding sequences lie in one Haladaptatus sp. DJG-WS-42 genomic window:
- a CDS encoding pyridoxal phosphate-dependent aminotransferase: protein MKFADRVQRVEPSATLAISNLASELEADGVDVVNLSVGEPDFPTPENVIQAGKDAMDAGHTGYAPSNGIPQLKAGIKQKLDADGLSYAEDEIIVTPGAKQALYETIQTLIQDGDEVVLLDPAWVSYEAMVKLAGGDLTRVDLAPHDFQLEAGLDDLAEAVSDDTDLLIVNSPSNPTGAVYSDAALEGVRDLAVSHDITVISDEIYDEITYGGVSQTSLGSLDGMADRTVTINGFSKAYSMTGWRLGYLAAPKALISEAGKLHSHSVSSATHFVQYAGVEALANTDEVVEEMRAAFEERRDFLVDLLADHGVEVAVPDGAFYMMLPVDDDDSAWCEGAIEEAHVATVPGSAFNAPGYARISYANSKDRLQEAVDRLVEAGYL, encoded by the coding sequence ATGAAATTCGCAGACAGAGTCCAACGTGTCGAACCGAGCGCGACCCTCGCCATCTCGAATCTCGCTTCCGAACTGGAAGCAGACGGCGTGGACGTCGTGAACCTGAGCGTCGGTGAACCCGACTTCCCCACCCCGGAAAACGTGATTCAAGCGGGCAAAGATGCGATGGACGCCGGCCACACCGGCTACGCCCCAAGCAACGGGATTCCACAGCTCAAAGCTGGGATCAAACAGAAGCTCGATGCTGACGGCCTTTCCTACGCGGAAGATGAAATCATCGTCACGCCTGGCGCGAAACAGGCACTCTATGAGACCATCCAGACGCTCATTCAAGACGGCGACGAAGTCGTCCTGCTCGACCCGGCGTGGGTCAGCTACGAAGCGATGGTCAAACTCGCCGGTGGCGACCTGACGCGCGTCGACCTCGCCCCACACGACTTCCAGCTTGAAGCGGGCCTCGACGACCTCGCTGAAGCCGTCTCTGATGACACCGACCTGCTCATCGTCAACTCCCCGAGCAACCCGACGGGCGCGGTGTACTCCGATGCCGCCCTCGAAGGCGTTCGTGACCTCGCCGTCTCCCACGACATCACCGTCATCTCCGACGAAATCTACGACGAGATCACCTACGGCGGCGTCTCCCAGACGAGCCTCGGCTCCCTCGACGGGATGGCAGACCGAACGGTCACCATCAACGGCTTCTCGAAGGCCTACTCGATGACCGGCTGGCGGCTTGGCTACCTCGCCGCGCCGAAAGCCCTCATCTCTGAGGCGGGCAAACTCCACTCGCACTCGGTGTCCTCTGCGACCCACTTCGTCCAGTACGCTGGGGTCGAAGCGCTCGCCAACACCGATGAAGTCGTCGAAGAGATGCGCGCCGCGTTCGAAGAGCGCCGTGACTTCCTCGTGGACTTGCTCGCAGACCACGGCGTCGAAGTGGCTGTGCCAGACGGTGCGTTCTACATGATGCTCCCAGTCGACGACGACGATTCGGCATGGTGTGAAGGCGCGATTGAGGAGGCTCACGTCGCCACCGTCCCCGGCAGCGCGTTCAACGCACCGGGCTACGCGCGGATCTCGTATGCGAACAGTAAAGACCGACTCCAAGAAGCCGTAGACCGCCTCGTCGAAGCGGGCTACCTCTAA
- a CDS encoding HEAT repeat domain-containing protein produces MSNGDEEPETPAEDAPAVTPESFEDRLTEAEESLDAAETESDLDDVEATLDAIEADLEAADLPEPEDDDEDDPREELESTLSDLRDALEDARGPYAADVVSEIEDAKTKIEDGEWTEQGEDEVVEAAESYADAMGEILDASVSVKSPSHFDVLGALDDIAEAISSADLDADEDADTIAALVEATEAFKQDVEDAQEWDDLTVVEKLDAQDFYDVLTPKNRKDYPPELTAVRIYEQGNNPEMILLALDMLESNFMQEHCIDALKRMGSPEAYEAMLGPAQKRKKPQIEVLGKIGNPEALDTLLEYVEADNDPQLQKVTMKALGEIGDEAATQVIANNLVSENEGVRSQAARALGLLGDTRAVSPLGDVLDDDESDTVRASAAWALNQIGTKAALEEVARYNEDKSYIVQVEAEKADDALAVQSEPAA; encoded by the coding sequence ATGAGCAACGGGGACGAGGAACCCGAGACCCCCGCGGAGGACGCACCCGCCGTAACACCCGAGTCGTTCGAGGACCGCCTCACCGAGGCTGAGGAATCCCTTGACGCGGCTGAAACCGAGTCGGACTTAGACGACGTCGAAGCAACGCTCGACGCCATCGAAGCCGACCTCGAAGCCGCAGACCTCCCAGAACCGGAGGACGACGACGAGGACGACCCCCGCGAGGAACTGGAATCGACACTGAGCGACCTGCGCGACGCACTCGAAGACGCTCGCGGCCCGTACGCAGCAGACGTCGTGAGCGAAATCGAGGACGCGAAGACCAAAATCGAAGACGGCGAGTGGACCGAACAGGGCGAAGACGAAGTCGTCGAAGCCGCTGAGTCCTACGCCGACGCGATGGGTGAGATTCTCGACGCCTCCGTTAGCGTCAAAAGTCCATCCCACTTCGACGTGCTCGGCGCGCTTGACGACATCGCAGAGGCGATTTCGAGCGCCGACCTCGACGCAGACGAGGACGCAGACACCATCGCAGCCCTCGTCGAAGCGACCGAGGCGTTCAAACAGGACGTAGAAGACGCCCAAGAGTGGGACGACCTCACCGTCGTCGAAAAGCTCGACGCACAGGACTTCTACGACGTGCTGACCCCGAAAAACCGCAAAGACTACCCACCGGAACTCACTGCGGTTCGCATCTACGAGCAGGGGAACAACCCGGAGATGATTCTCCTCGCGCTCGACATGCTCGAATCGAACTTCATGCAGGAACACTGCATCGACGCGCTGAAGCGCATGGGGTCGCCGGAAGCCTACGAGGCCATGCTCGGCCCGGCCCAGAAGCGCAAGAAGCCACAGATCGAGGTGCTCGGGAAAATCGGCAACCCAGAGGCTCTCGACACGCTGCTCGAATACGTCGAAGCCGACAACGACCCACAGCTTCAGAAGGTCACGATGAAGGCGCTTGGCGAGATTGGCGACGAAGCAGCCACGCAAGTCATCGCCAACAACCTCGTCTCTGAGAACGAAGGCGTCCGCAGTCAGGCCGCCCGCGCCCTTGGCCTCCTCGGAGACACCCGTGCCGTCTCGCCGCTCGGCGACGTGCTCGACGACGACGAATCGGACACGGTTCGCGCGAGCGCCGCGTGGGCACTCAACCAGATTGGCACGAAGGCTGCGTTAGAGGAAGTCGCCCGCTACAACGAAGACAAGTCCTACATCGTGCAGGTCGAAGCCGAGAAGGCAGACGACGCACTCGCAGTGCAGAGCGAACCGGCAGCCTAA
- a CDS encoding OB-fold nucleic acid binding domain-containing protein: MSSPPDAGDSAGTGSSDRVVVYDLAAECTLSDVTAEEYYHATVNGVVDYGIFVDISDDVSGLVHESQLSATYNVGDELVVYLTEIRENGDLSFTVGDLPEYETVKVAHDYEISDADSLSPSSTDTVHLEGEVVQIKQTGGPTIFQIRDETAVVPCAAFEEAGVRAYPDIEVGAVVRVTGVVDSRDDAVQVEASNIDALADEEAEEVTARLAAALDKRSQATDIEPLIDWPAFEKLRPDLKRVATLLRRTVLEGRPIKMRHHADGDGMCASVPVQLAIERFIEETHQDPSAARHLLKRLPSKAPFYEMEDVVRDLNFSLEDRARHGQKLPLLLMLDNGSTEEDIPAYQNLAHYDIPIVVVDHHHPDPEAVEPLVEEHVNPYMHDEDYRITTGMMCVELARMIYPGIKDELNHVPAVAGLTDRSKADEMSQYIALAEAEGYSEEDLWNIGEALDYEAYWLKYNDGRDLINDILNVDCDDDERHRKLVSFLSSRAERDVDIQLDSVMPHVEHEVLDNDAHLYRIDLEHHAHRFTYPAPGKTTGEIHDRKVQETGESVITIGYGPDFSVLRSDGVRLDIPNMVQELQSEVKGGGVSGGGHLVVGSIKFVKGMREEVLDALVEKMAAAEIDEELRSTIVTHD, encoded by the coding sequence ATGTCATCACCACCCGACGCCGGCGATTCTGCCGGAACAGGTTCTTCTGACCGGGTTGTTGTCTATGACCTCGCCGCGGAATGCACGCTTTCAGACGTCACCGCCGAGGAGTACTACCACGCAACCGTAAACGGAGTCGTCGATTACGGCATCTTCGTCGATATTTCCGACGACGTGTCCGGCCTCGTCCACGAATCACAACTCAGTGCGACGTACAACGTCGGCGACGAACTCGTTGTTTACCTCACCGAGATCCGTGAGAACGGCGACCTGAGCTTCACCGTTGGCGACCTTCCTGAGTACGAGACGGTCAAAGTCGCCCACGATTACGAGATTTCAGACGCTGACTCACTCTCGCCGTCTTCGACGGACACCGTCCACTTAGAAGGCGAAGTCGTCCAAATCAAACAGACTGGCGGCCCGACCATCTTCCAGATTCGCGACGAGACAGCCGTCGTTCCGTGTGCCGCCTTCGAAGAGGCTGGCGTTCGTGCCTACCCCGACATCGAAGTCGGTGCCGTCGTCCGCGTCACGGGTGTCGTCGATTCGCGCGACGACGCCGTGCAAGTCGAAGCGTCGAACATCGACGCACTCGCAGACGAGGAAGCCGAGGAAGTCACCGCTCGCCTCGCCGCCGCTCTCGACAAACGGTCACAGGCAACTGACATAGAGCCGCTCATCGACTGGCCCGCATTCGAAAAGCTTCGGCCCGACCTGAAGCGCGTGGCAACCCTGCTCCGCCGGACAGTTCTCGAAGGGCGTCCAATCAAGATGCGCCACCACGCAGACGGTGACGGCATGTGCGCAAGCGTCCCCGTCCAGTTGGCCATCGAGCGCTTCATCGAGGAGACCCATCAAGACCCATCGGCCGCCCGTCACCTGCTCAAGCGCCTGCCGAGCAAGGCCCCGTTCTACGAGATGGAAGACGTCGTGCGCGACCTGAACTTCTCGCTCGAAGACCGCGCGCGCCACGGCCAGAAACTCCCCCTCCTGCTCATGCTCGACAACGGCAGCACCGAGGAGGACATCCCGGCCTACCAGAACCTCGCTCACTACGACATCCCAATCGTCGTCGTTGACCACCACCACCCTGACCCAGAAGCGGTCGAACCACTCGTCGAAGAGCACGTCAACCCGTACATGCACGACGAGGACTACCGCATCACGACGGGCATGATGTGCGTTGAACTCGCCCGGATGATTTACCCGGGCATCAAAGACGAGCTCAACCACGTGCCTGCTGTCGCGGGCCTCACCGACCGCTCGAAAGCAGACGAGATGTCCCAATATATCGCCCTCGCCGAAGCGGAAGGCTACTCAGAGGAAGACCTCTGGAATATCGGCGAAGCCCTCGACTACGAAGCCTACTGGCTCAAGTATAACGACGGCCGCGACCTCATCAACGACATCCTCAACGTCGATTGCGACGACGACGAGCGCCACCGCAAACTCGTCTCGTTCCTCTCCTCGCGCGCAGAGCGCGACGTGGACATCCAACTCGATTCGGTGATGCCGCACGTCGAACACGAAGTGCTCGACAACGACGCCCACCTCTACCGCATCGACTTAGAGCACCACGCCCACCGCTTTACCTACCCCGCACCGGGGAAGACCACGGGCGAAATCCACGACCGAAAGGTGCAAGAAACGGGCGAGTCGGTCATCACCATCGGCTACGGGCCGGACTTCTCCGTGCTTCGGTCTGACGGCGTCCGTCTTGACATCCCGAACATGGTCCAGGAACTCCAATCGGAGGTCAAAGGTGGCGGCGTCAGCGGTGGCGGCCACCTCGTCGTCGGGTCTATCAAGTTCGTCAAAGGCATGCGCGAAGAAGTGCTCGACGCGCTCGTCGAGAAGATGGCAGCCGCGGAAATCGACGAAGAACTCCGCAGCACCATCGTTACCCACGACTAA
- a CDS encoding PH domain-containing protein: protein MNEQFDWLTVDEGEEILWADTPHPYSLVPSLIVGIPLMLVLVGIPIVVGAYLTHKNTHFVVTNRALYKKTGVLSRSVQRIEFDKVQDTSYRQTFFGSQFGYGAVDISTAGGAGVELSFQNVAEPQQLQSLINERINKREGRGGKADDKAAVLDEILGELRAMRQAMETNSPPNRP from the coding sequence ATGAACGAACAGTTCGACTGGCTCACCGTAGACGAGGGTGAGGAGATTCTCTGGGCTGACACGCCCCACCCGTACAGCCTCGTGCCCTCGCTCATCGTCGGCATCCCGCTGATGCTCGTGTTGGTCGGCATTCCAATCGTCGTCGGCGCGTATCTCACGCACAAAAACACGCACTTCGTGGTGACGAACCGCGCGCTCTACAAGAAAACCGGTGTTCTCTCACGAAGCGTCCAACGCATCGAGTTCGACAAGGTCCAAGACACCTCCTACCGCCAGACGTTCTTCGGGTCGCAGTTCGGCTACGGCGCGGTGGACATCTCGACGGCCGGTGGGGCTGGCGTCGAACTCAGCTTCCAAAACGTCGCAGAGCCACAGCAGCTCCAGTCGCTCATCAACGAGCGCATCAACAAGCGCGAGGGCCGCGGCGGAAAAGCAGACGACAAAGCCGCCGTACTCGATGAAATTCTCGGCGAGCTTCGCGCCATGCGGCAGGCGATGGAGACGAACTCCCCACCCAACCGCCCATGA
- a CDS encoding adenylyltransferase/cytidyltransferase family protein, with product MTTVIAQGTFDILHPGHLHYLREAAAMGDELYVIIARRANVTHKQKPILPDEQRRDMIAALDCVDHAVLGHLEDIFVPIERIQPDIIVLGHDQHHDEAAIADALAGRGIECEVRRATIRDTKFEGELLSTGRIIEKICNERC from the coding sequence ATGACGACGGTAATTGCACAGGGTACGTTCGATATTCTCCACCCCGGCCACCTCCACTATCTGCGCGAAGCGGCGGCCATGGGTGACGAACTCTACGTCATCATCGCCCGCCGGGCGAACGTGACGCACAAACAGAAACCCATCCTCCCCGACGAACAGCGCCGCGACATGATTGCCGCACTCGACTGCGTTGACCACGCCGTCCTTGGCCACTTAGAGGACATCTTTGTCCCGATTGAGAGAATCCAACCGGACATCATCGTCCTCGGCCATGACCAACACCACGACGAGGCGGCAATCGCAGATGCCCTCGCCGGACGCGGCATCGAGTGTGAGGTTCGCCGGGCGACGATTCGTGACACAAAATTCGAGGGCGAACTGCTCTCGACAGGCCGGATTATCGAGAAAATCTGTAACGAGCGCTGCTAG
- a CDS encoding protein sorting system archaetidylserine synthase (This PssA-like phosphatidyltransferase, along with a PssD-like decarboxylase, is required in Haloarchaea for the archaeosortase ArtA to replace the PGF-CTERM sorting signal with a C-terminal lipid anchor.), which translates to MQPRFVGRLGLADAVTVANAALGFLAAAVAMVDPALAARLILLAAVADGLDGVIARKMGGTPVGDYLDSLADVASFGVAPALFVVSVANAQWGLVLGDLSVRGIAALGLPALFVAAAVIRLGLYTAYDVAKHTTEGVQSTLAGTILAVVYLAGFQQATLLVALAGLFAYLMVTTIQYPELYARDAIAMGVIQALAILAPLVADRIFPKALLVAAVAYLVLAPRFYWR; encoded by the coding sequence ATGCAGCCCCGTTTCGTCGGGCGGTTGGGTCTCGCCGATGCCGTCACGGTCGCCAACGCGGCACTCGGCTTTCTCGCCGCGGCCGTGGCGATGGTCGACCCCGCACTCGCCGCGCGACTGATACTGCTCGCCGCCGTTGCCGACGGTTTAGACGGTGTTATCGCCCGCAAAATGGGCGGAACACCCGTCGGTGACTATCTCGACTCGCTCGCGGACGTGGCCTCATTCGGCGTTGCCCCCGCACTGTTCGTCGTGAGCGTCGCCAACGCCCAGTGGGGCTTGGTACTCGGCGATTTATCGGTGCGGGGCATCGCAGCGCTCGGTCTCCCCGCGCTGTTCGTCGCCGCCGCAGTCATTCGACTCGGGCTTTACACCGCCTACGACGTGGCGAAACACACCACGGAAGGCGTCCAATCGACGCTCGCGGGGACGATTCTCGCAGTTGTCTACCTCGCTGGATTCCAGCAAGCGACGCTACTCGTCGCGCTTGCCGGGCTGTTTGCGTATCTGATGGTGACGACGATTCAGTATCCAGAACTGTACGCCCGCGACGCGATTGCGATGGGCGTGATTCAAGCGCTTGCGATTCTCGCGCCGCTCGTCGCAGACCGGATTTTCCCGAAAGCCCTCTTGGTAGCCGCTGTGGCCTACCTCGTGTTGGCCCCACGCTTTTACTGGCGATAA
- a CDS encoding phospholipase D-like domain-containing protein, translating to MFARVVLVLALVLTAFPAAAVPGSEAPSFVAVYPNPVTDDDAGEFVVITVPEHTTGNWTLSDGEDTVSLPTENLHGTVALTVHPTHVSTLTDHRILALPRALELANSGEILTLRKNGNRVAQVRYQNAPESERWVRTERGWAWEPLRATDFSSVSVQNTTVTTFVLPDAPNATLETIHSADHRILLAGYTFSSPRITDALIAAKRRGVTVRVLLDREPVGGMTTQQRDALDRLAGAGIPVKLIGGDRARYSFHHAKYAVVDSQALVLTENWKPAGVGGNASRGWGVEVRNATLAAALAETFAADSGWRDTTSWAEARKTREFVAAPPANGSYLSRFAPTDIRAERVELLVTPDNAETKLVAHIDNATDSLRVEQVTIGSRDHALLRATLRAAERGVDVRILLSGAWYVREENRELARWLNQRATANRLSLEARVAEPRGRFEKIHAKGAIIDGNTVVLGSLNWNDHALRENREVVVVLHGTDVGAYYVDVFDADWRGGAWHLSVGLGVVVALSALGAGAAGRKIRFEA from the coding sequence GTGTTCGCCCGCGTGGTTCTCGTGCTCGCACTCGTTCTCACCGCGTTTCCAGCCGCGGCTGTGCCGGGTAGTGAAGCGCCCAGTTTCGTTGCTGTCTACCCGAATCCAGTCACCGACGATGACGCGGGCGAGTTCGTCGTCATCACGGTTCCCGAACACACCACCGGCAATTGGACGCTTTCTGACGGCGAAGACACCGTTTCGCTGCCCACCGAGAACTTGCACGGAACCGTCGCGCTGACAGTGCACCCCACCCACGTTTCAACGCTCACCGACCACCGAATCCTCGCGCTCCCTCGCGCCCTCGAACTCGCAAACAGCGGTGAGATCTTGACGCTCCGGAAAAATGGAAATCGCGTCGCACAGGTACGCTATCAAAACGCCCCAGAGAGCGAGCGTTGGGTGCGCACCGAACGCGGCTGGGCGTGGGAACCGCTTAGGGCGACCGACTTCTCGTCCGTTTCTGTTCAAAACACGACGGTCACGACGTTCGTCCTGCCGGATGCGCCGAACGCCACGCTTGAAACCATCCACTCTGCAGACCACCGTATCCTCCTCGCAGGCTACACCTTCTCGTCACCTCGCATCACCGACGCGCTCATCGCCGCAAAAAGACGCGGTGTCACGGTTCGCGTGTTGCTCGACCGCGAACCGGTGGGTGGGATGACGACCCAGCAACGCGACGCACTCGACCGACTCGCCGGTGCAGGGATTCCAGTAAAACTCATCGGTGGTGACCGCGCCCGCTACTCGTTTCACCATGCGAAGTATGCCGTCGTCGATTCTCAGGCGCTCGTCCTCACTGAGAACTGGAAACCAGCGGGCGTTGGCGGCAACGCGAGTCGCGGCTGGGGCGTCGAAGTCAGGAATGCAACGCTCGCAGCGGCGCTCGCAGAAACGTTCGCTGCGGACAGCGGATGGCGAGATACTACCTCGTGGGCCGAGGCACGGAAAACCCGCGAGTTCGTCGCTGCGCCGCCCGCAAACGGGTCGTATCTGTCTCGGTTTGCACCCACAGACATACGCGCAGAACGCGTCGAACTACTCGTCACGCCCGACAACGCAGAGACAAAATTGGTTGCCCACATCGACAACGCGACGGATTCGCTCCGTGTCGAACAGGTCACCATCGGGAGTCGTGACCACGCACTTTTGCGCGCCACACTGCGTGCCGCAGAACGTGGGGTTGACGTCCGCATCCTGTTGAGTGGGGCGTGGTACGTCCGCGAGGAGAACCGCGAGCTTGCCCGATGGCTCAACCAGCGCGCCACAGCAAACAGACTGTCGCTCGAAGCACGGGTTGCGGAGCCGCGCGGTCGGTTTGAGAAAATCCACGCCAAAGGCGCCATCATCGACGGCAACACCGTCGTCCTCGGAAGTTTGAACTGGAACGACCACGCGCTGCGTGAGAATCGAGAGGTCGTCGTCGTACTCCACGGAACCGACGTTGGCGCATACTATGTCGATGTCTTCGACGCAGACTGGCGTGGCGGAGCGTGGCACCTCTCAGTTGGCCTCGGTGTGGTTGTCGCACTGTCGGCACTCGGTGCAGGGGCAGCAGGGAGAAAAATCCGCTTCGAGGCTTAG
- a CDS encoding PH domain-containing protein, producing the protein MSDDDWLVLDTGEDVLWSGHPRLTTVLPALVIAAVFVGGLVAAAIAFNEPLIVVPSLIGVALAGGAYLAVVNTRYVVTNTALYRKTGIFSRNVRRVSMSRVQNSAFTQGVLGSLFGYGSVGVEAAGGGAIRFSNIENPREVRALVDKHATVDEIPGTLTQWKAVLAEVKALRAAFEATQ; encoded by the coding sequence ATGAGCGACGACGACTGGCTGGTGCTCGACACGGGCGAAGACGTGCTGTGGTCGGGCCACCCACGCCTGACAACGGTGCTCCCGGCACTCGTCATCGCCGCGGTGTTCGTTGGTGGCCTCGTCGCCGCGGCGATTGCGTTCAACGAACCGCTCATCGTCGTGCCCTCGCTCATCGGGGTGGCACTCGCGGGCGGGGCGTACCTCGCCGTCGTGAACACCCGATACGTCGTGACAAACACCGCGCTGTACCGCAAAACGGGCATCTTCTCGCGGAACGTCCGGCGCGTCTCGATGTCGCGGGTGCAAAACAGCGCGTTCACACAGGGCGTGTTGGGGTCGCTGTTTGGCTACGGGTCGGTCGGCGTCGAAGCCGCAGGAGGGGGCGCAATTCGATTTTCGAACATCGAAAACCCCCGCGAGGTGCGGGCACTTGTGGACAAACACGCCACCGTCGATGAGATTCCGGGTACACTTACCCAATGGAAAGCCGTGCTAGCCGAAGTGAAGGCGCTGCGCGCGGCGTTTGAGGCGACCCAATAA
- a CDS encoding Mov34/MPN/PAD-1 family protein codes for MRLFRSSELLGIAEATLEFVLEASRETHPNEYMGLLRGERAADLGLDDEGVVITDVLVIPGTESNSVSATVRTSMIPNDMRAIGSVHSHPNGVLRPSDADLATFGNGQAHIIIGAPYGRDDWQAFDREGEPRDLPVLDVALPDEPFFDFTQEDIDKELK; via the coding sequence ATGCGGCTATTCCGTTCGAGTGAGCTACTCGGTATTGCCGAGGCAACGCTCGAATTCGTGCTCGAAGCGTCGAGAGAGACGCACCCGAACGAGTACATGGGCCTCCTGCGAGGCGAGCGCGCGGCCGACCTCGGGCTGGACGACGAAGGCGTTGTCATCACCGACGTGCTCGTCATCCCGGGAACCGAGTCGAACTCGGTGAGCGCGACCGTCCGGACGAGCATGATTCCAAACGATATGCGCGCCATCGGGTCGGTTCACTCCCACCCAAACGGCGTCCTCAGACCGAGTGACGCAGACCTCGCAACCTTCGGGAATGGCCAAGCACACATCATCATCGGTGCGCCCTACGGGCGCGACGACTGGCAGGCGTTCGACCGCGAGGGAGAGCCTCGTGACCTCCCGGTGTTGGACGTTGCCCTCCCCGACGAACCGTTCTTCGACTTCACGCAGGAAGACATCGATAAGGAACTCAAATGA
- a CDS encoding acyl-CoA dehydrogenase family protein encodes MDFRLTADQRALRNTIREFATEAIEPHARDLDDAGEYPVDILAALGDQRLTGLTLAEEYGGRDEGFVELCLVVEELAAAMMPVASALALHLGVATVVERFGSESLKDDLLPEMARFETVGALGLSEANAGSDKLAMETEATRDGDEWVISGHKQWVTNFFEADYVLTYAKTGPDDEAPENISAFLIPVEEFEVETVWDTLGARSVPSPKVTLDAVRIPDSRRVGDVGMAYVQRKTVNNGVNVPARGVGIARAALEKTVAYTSGREQFGGPLSEFQGLRWRVGEMATRVDTARLLTLRAADRADRGDPLDGAMHMAKIYATEAAVENANEAMQLHGGLGYTTECHVERYLRDAKLLTIAGGPNEGHRDALASAVYDSER; translated from the coding sequence ATGGACTTTCGACTCACTGCAGACCAACGCGCCCTCCGTAACACCATCCGCGAGTTCGCCACGGAAGCAATCGAACCGCACGCCCGCGACCTCGACGACGCCGGTGAGTACCCTGTGGATATTCTCGCCGCCCTCGGCGACCAGCGGCTCACGGGACTCACGCTCGCAGAAGAATACGGCGGGCGAGACGAGGGATTCGTTGAACTCTGTCTCGTCGTCGAAGAACTCGCGGCGGCGATGATGCCCGTTGCAAGCGCCCTCGCGCTCCACCTCGGGGTGGCCACGGTCGTCGAACGCTTCGGGAGCGAGTCGCTCAAAGACGATTTGCTCCCAGAAATGGCGCGCTTCGAGACGGTCGGCGCGCTCGGTCTCAGTGAAGCAAACGCTGGAAGCGACAAACTCGCGATGGAGACGGAGGCGACACGAGATGGCGACGAGTGGGTCATCTCCGGGCACAAACAGTGGGTGACGAACTTCTTCGAGGCGGACTATGTGCTCACCTACGCGAAAACTGGCCCCGACGACGAGGCTCCAGAGAACATCAGCGCCTTCCTGATTCCAGTTGAAGAATTCGAGGTCGAAACCGTCTGGGACACGCTCGGTGCGCGGAGCGTTCCCTCACCAAAAGTCACCCTCGACGCGGTTCGCATCCCCGACAGCCGCCGGGTTGGCGACGTTGGCATGGCCTACGTCCAGCGAAAGACGGTCAACAACGGCGTCAACGTCCCGGCTCGCGGCGTCGGCATCGCCCGCGCCGCCCTCGAAAAGACGGTTGCCTATACGAGCGGGCGCGAGCAGTTCGGTGGCCCGCTCAGCGAGTTCCAGGGGCTTCGCTGGCGTGTTGGTGAGATGGCGACGCGCGTGGACACCGCCCGCCTGTTGACGCTTCGGGCGGCAGACCGCGCCGACCGTGGCGACCCCCTCGACGGCGCGATGCACATGGCGAAAATCTACGCGACCGAAGCTGCCGTCGAAAACGCGAACGAGGCGATGCAGTTGCACGGGGGCCTCGGCTACACCACCGAGTGTCACGTCGAACGGTATCTCAGAGACGCGAAACTCCTCACAATCGCAGGTGGGCCAAACGAAGGCCACCGCGACGCACTTGCGTCTGCAGTGTACGATTCGGAGCGGTAG
- a CDS encoding plastocyanin/azurin family copper-binding protein: protein MHRRAFLSTAATALTLSVAGCTSSGQPEGGADFDIGMSANRFEHPNNPYEVPVGEPIVWKNTGGRTHTVTAYEADIPDDAAYFASGGFESEQEARDAWMGDLGGSIAPGQTFEYTPEVPGEYTYFCVPHEPGGMIATFVVTE from the coding sequence ATGCACCGGCGTGCGTTCCTCTCCACCGCCGCAACCGCACTGACCCTCTCTGTGGCTGGCTGTACAAGTTCCGGCCAGCCAGAAGGAGGCGCTGACTTCGACATTGGCATGTCGGCAAACCGATTCGAACACCCCAACAATCCCTACGAAGTGCCGGTCGGCGAGCCGATTGTGTGGAAGAACACGGGCGGGCGAACCCACACCGTCACCGCCTACGAGGCCGACATCCCCGACGACGCAGCCTACTTCGCCTCCGGCGGCTTCGAGTCAGAGCAAGAGGCCCGCGACGCGTGGATGGGCGACCTTGGCGGCTCGATCGCACCGGGTCAAACCTTCGAATACACGCCCGAAGTGCCCGGCGAGTACACCTACTTTTGTGTCCCGCACGAACCCGGCGGGATGATTGCAACATTCGTCGTCACCGAGTGA